From the genome of Primulina eburnea isolate SZY01 chromosome 12, ASM2296580v1, whole genome shotgun sequence, one region includes:
- the LOC140806745 gene encoding uncharacterized protein, producing MKGVTRFEKKDKLSPRFIRPFEILENIGALSYRVALPPTIAGVHNVFHISMLRKYMSNPSHVLNYEPLQLTPIMLYDEQPIQILEKQERRLRNKVIQMVKVKWLNYSEEKATWETKMDMRTRHPRLFGVIDVSEHDVVDDGGLYGLTSCIDGAHDPRTFASFPH from the exons atgaagggtgttacgAGATTTGAAAAGAAAGACAAACTCAGTCCGAGGTTCATAAGACCGTTTGAAATTTTAGAGAATATTGGAGCATTATCTTATAGAGTGGCGTTGCCACCGACGATAGCTGGAGTgcataatgtgttccacatcTCGATGCTACGAAAatacatgtcgaatccttcaCATGTACTAAATTATGAACCTCTGCAGTTGACTCCAATAATGTTATACGACGAACAACCTATACAAATTCTGGAAAAGCAAGAAAGAAGGCTCCGAAACAAAGTTATTcaaatggtcaaagtcaagtggctaaatTATTCGGAGGAgaaagctacttgggaaaccaaGATGGACATGAGGACTCGCCACCCAAgattattcg gtgtgatcgatgtaAGTGAGCATGATGTTGTTGATGATGGAGGACTTTATGGTTTAACTAGCTGTATTGATggtgcacatgacccgaggacatTTGCTAGTTTTCCGCATTAA